A DNA window from Eptesicus fuscus isolate TK198812 chromosome 8, DD_ASM_mEF_20220401, whole genome shotgun sequence contains the following coding sequences:
- the LOC129149977 gene encoding serine/arginine repetitive matrix protein 1-like has translation MTVTRYLRGRDFHPAPALPKPRRDLRTPGPSRRAGAAERGRQEGPRPAGAASGRAQVGPGRWVRPRGRAGSPAQPSPRLAAWAARRPPTRRHPRRRPTRGRTAGELGLLRAVRGAECARRRPGARGRPRCPSPRPGAEQREAAQAAAGPAAARRPREAAERAPEGLGLGLDGRRRSGVAPRLLTGGEESRNPGDPGRTAEMPQTDTTAILETGADPPCPPRSPHPTSTVTLPEPEAGSWVDGEWANARRKLPPFILPLLLASLTPHTSLLPIGGRGGASPTQEPDCSLASLDSEKR, from the exons ATGACAGTTACTCGTTATCTTCGCGGCCGGGATTTTCACCCGGCTCCAGCTCTCCCGAAA CCCCGCCGGGATCTCCGCACACCGGGCCCGAGCCGGAGAGCGGGCGCCGCGGAGCGCGGGCGGCAGGAGGGGCCGCGGCCGGCTGGGGCGGCGAGCGGCCGGGCgcaggtggggccggggcggTGGGTGCGCCCCCGAGGGAGAGCGGGCTCGCCGGCACAACCCAGCCCGAGGCTCGCGGCCTGGGCCGCTCGCCGCCCGCCCACCCGCCGGCACCCCAGGCGGCGCCCGACCCGCGGGCGGACGGCGGGAGAGTTGGGCCTGCTGCGCGCGGTCCGCGGGGCGGAGTGCGCCCGGCGCCGGCCCGGCGCGAGGGGGCGGCCGCGGTGCCCCAGCCCGAGGCCTGGCGCAGAGCAGCGGGAGGCGGCGCAGGCCGCGGCGGGGCCTGCAGCCGCCCGCCGACCCCGCGAGGCGGCAGAGCGGGCCCCGGAAGGGCTCGGCCTCGGGCTCGACGGCCGAAGGCGGTCGGGGGTGGCCCCTCGGCTACTTACCGGGGGCGAAGAGAGCCGGAATCCCGGGGACCCGGGCCGGACCGCGGAGATGCCCCAAACTGACACGACCGCCATCTTGGAGACA GGAGCAgatcctccctgcccacctcggAGCCCTCACCCCACTTCCACAGTGACTCTCCCGGAACCTGAGGCCGGGAGCTGGGTCGACGGGGAGTGGGCAAATGCGAGAAGGAAGTTGCCTCCCTTCATCCTTCCACTTCTGCTCGCATCACTCACCCCACACACCTCACTCCTAcctattggggggcggggggggg cttcCCCTACGCAGGAACCAGACTGCTCTCTAGCCTCGCTGGACTCCGAAAAAAGATAA